The following coding sequences are from one Leptolyngbya sp. NIES-3755 window:
- a CDS encoding alpha/beta hydrolase fold-containing protein (similar to AA sequence:cyanobase_aa:LBDG_34330) produces the protein MKKIIQIQLDFDNLNTVPAAYLEVGEGMPLVMLHGFMGESAGWLPLSNHLKSNFRCIGLDLFGFGESARPIIRYDIAKEVAFLRQVVEALELDSFYLLGHSFGGWVSAAYSLQYPDSVKGLILAAPAGIRDDSFAGRYDHLRPILWETPAIDWGLDLIKPIAGLFGQEKLIGQISWMRRELNTQPAARSFLVDRLRPEDAIDTVEKEIHRLTVPTLVITGDQDETIPLWHSETYANEIPNAKLVILPNADHSLPQKFALELATQITQWSSTHS, from the coding sequence ATGAAAAAAATTATCCAAATTCAGCTTGATTTCGACAACTTAAACACAGTTCCCGCTGCTTATCTAGAAGTTGGAGAGGGAATGCCGTTGGTCATGCTGCATGGCTTTATGGGAGAATCCGCTGGCTGGCTGCCTTTGAGCAATCACCTGAAATCGAACTTTCGCTGTATTGGATTAGACCTATTCGGGTTCGGAGAGTCTGCCCGTCCCATCATTCGATATGACATTGCTAAAGAAGTTGCTTTCCTACGGCAAGTTGTTGAAGCTTTGGAACTAGATTCGTTTTATCTATTAGGGCACTCATTTGGCGGTTGGGTGTCTGCTGCATATTCGCTTCAATATCCTGATTCTGTGAAGGGTTTGATTCTAGCGGCTCCTGCTGGAATTCGAGATGATAGCTTTGCTGGACGGTATGATCATCTGCGTCCAATCTTGTGGGAAACGCCAGCGATCGATTGGGGCTTGGACTTGATAAAACCGATCGCGGGACTATTTGGACAAGAAAAATTAATCGGGCAAATTTCCTGGATGCGACGTGAACTGAATACGCAACCTGCGGCACGATCGTTTCTCGTTGATCGACTCAGACCTGAAGACGCGATCGACACTGTAGAAAAAGAGATTCATCGCCTCACAGTGCCAACTCTAGTGATTACAGGCGACCAAGACGAAACAATTCCACTTTGGCACAGTGAAACCTACGCAAATGAAATACCGAACGCTAAATTAGTCATCTTACCGAACGCAGATCACAGCCTTCCACAGAAATTCGCACTTGAACTTGCAACCCAGATCACACAATGGTCTTCCACTCATTCCTAA
- a CDS encoding hypothetical protein (hypothetical protein Npun_R1471;~similar to AA sequence:cyanobase_aa:LBDG_46400) has product MALKRFVIEMGMGVDQHGQDPTVAASRAVRNAIAHNALPGIWEVAKLDHPSQMVIEVQIAVPYPEQVRAEEVLQVLPFGQKTLKVESGGMIVQGRAIEEFNDKNDDMYVAVASVTVFVEQ; this is encoded by the coding sequence ATGGCATTAAAACGGTTTGTGATCGAGATGGGAATGGGTGTGGATCAACATGGACAAGATCCAACAGTTGCAGCATCGAGAGCGGTAAGAAATGCGATCGCTCATAATGCCTTGCCCGGAATTTGGGAAGTCGCAAAGCTCGATCATCCGAGTCAAATGGTGATCGAAGTTCAGATCGCAGTTCCATATCCTGAGCAAGTTCGAGCCGAAGAAGTACTGCAAGTTTTACCATTCGGGCAAAAAACACTCAAGGTTGAATCTGGTGGAATGATTGTCCAGGGAAGAGCGATCGAGGAATTCAACGATAAAAATGATGATATGTATGTCGCGGTTGCATCCGTTACTGTGTTTGTTGAACAATGA
- a CDS encoding pseudouridine synthase, RluA family (similar to AA sequence:cyanobase_aa:LBDG_34340) — MNRGWVYEDRVSQSEITLLDYYAQRYQHSTRAEWLDRIRSGAISINNIPNPDPDTVLQRGQVLNYHRAPWIEPEVSFEIATLYEDDQLLILDKPSGLPVLPGGGFLENTLWGWLRREYQTPPVPIHRLGRGTSGVIVLAKTEEARSSLSKQLRDRKIQKRYCALAMGMPELDQFTINARIGKVAYPQLGYLYAATDTGKEAISNCIVLERNRIPDATLLEVTIPTGRPHQIRIHLAFAGYPLLGDPLYGMGGIAINHSSIPSDCGYLLHSYEVCLNHPTQAKSLTVQSPPPELLSPSKIR, encoded by the coding sequence ATGAATCGAGGTTGGGTCTACGAGGATCGGGTGAGCCAATCCGAAATTACATTGTTAGATTACTATGCTCAGCGCTATCAGCATTCAACTAGAGCAGAATGGCTCGATCGGATTCGATCGGGTGCAATTTCGATTAACAACATTCCCAACCCTGATCCAGATACAGTATTACAACGCGGACAAGTATTGAACTATCATCGTGCTCCGTGGATTGAGCCAGAAGTTTCTTTTGAGATTGCCACACTGTACGAAGATGATCAGCTATTGATTCTAGATAAGCCTTCTGGGTTGCCTGTTTTACCAGGTGGAGGCTTTCTTGAAAATACCTTGTGGGGATGGCTCAGACGAGAATATCAAACGCCTCCGGTTCCGATTCATCGATTGGGACGAGGAACATCGGGAGTGATTGTTTTAGCAAAAACTGAAGAAGCACGATCGAGCTTATCGAAACAGTTGCGCGATCGCAAAATTCAAAAGCGATATTGTGCCCTCGCTATGGGAATGCCAGAACTTGATCAATTCACAATTAATGCTCGAATCGGCAAAGTTGCTTATCCACAACTAGGCTATCTCTACGCAGCCACCGATACCGGAAAAGAAGCAATTAGTAACTGTATCGTTCTAGAGCGAAATCGAATTCCAGATGCAACATTACTAGAAGTCACAATTCCAACAGGTAGACCGCATCAGATCCGAATTCATCTTGCATTTGCAGGCTATCCGCTCTTAGGAGATCCGCTCTATGGAATGGGTGGAATTGCTATCAATCACAGTTCAATTCCGAGTGATTGTGGATATTTGCTGCATAGCTATGAAGTCTGTCTAAATCATCCGACTCAAGCAAAATCCCTCACCGTTCAATCTCCACCGCCGGAACTATTATCTCCCTCAAAGATTCGCTAG
- a CDS encoding hypothetical protein (similar to AA sequence:cyanobase_aa:LBDG_34350), with translation MFKPLFLIVPVVTLIASSPGFAQTIPNLSSFDRQRIVRDLTPTQSQDFFIQGRAQLEREIQLLNERSRRQQENLLKIDPATRYPENPVPRSLNQSRRTN, from the coding sequence ATGTTTAAACCTTTGTTCCTGATTGTTCCAGTCGTCACTCTGATTGCAAGTTCTCCAGGATTTGCTCAAACCATTCCGAACTTATCGAGCTTCGATCGACAACGGATTGTTCGCGATTTGACTCCAACTCAGTCGCAGGATTTCTTTATCCAGGGACGTGCACAATTAGAGCGAGAAATTCAACTGTTGAATGAGCGATCGCGACGACAGCAAGAAAATCTGCTAAAAATTGATCCAGCAACCCGCTACCCGGAGAATCCAGTTCCGAGGTCGCTGAATCAGTCTAGACGGACGAATTGA
- a CDS encoding hypothetical protein (hypothetical protein gll0274;~similar to AA sequence:cyanobase_aa:LBDG_34360), with protein sequence MKFFTRFIAAVLAVLLITGFMTVAQAADTITPGDNLVVEGIPPIPASLAQTVDRYTQFRSAGMLSWHPQRREMLITTRFGDVPQIHRVSTPLGSRQQMTFFPEPVFRAGYQPTKGDYFVFSKDIGGNEFNQLYRYDFASGDVTLLTDGKSRNSGGVWSNQGDRMIYNSTRRTGKDNDFYLIDPSNPKSDRLLAQVEGGGWGGMNWSPDDRQLLMMEFVSVNESYLWTLDTNSGEKKLITPKGGKEKVSYQGGVFSKDGKGLYVVTDRESEFQRLAYIDLATLKHTYLTTQIPWDVEEFDLSEDGKLLAYVSNEDGISVLHLIDTATNQEKSLPKLPIGQVSGISWHRNNQDLGFTLVSARSTADAYSLNVTTNKIDRWTESETGGLNTANFSEPELVRWKSFDGRTISGFLYRPSAKFAGKRPVIINIHGGPEAQFRPSFLGRNNYYLNELGAAILFPNVRGSTGYGKTFLQLDNGFLREDSVKDIGALLDWIATQPNLDKDRILVTGGSYGGYMSLAVATNYSDRIRAAINIVGISNFVSFLERTESYRRDLRRVEYGDERDPKMREFLLRISPLNNAEKIRKPLFVIHGQNDPRVPLNEAEQIVKTVRNNGIPVWYLMAKDEGHGFSKKKNVDFQFYSTIMFIRETLLK encoded by the coding sequence ATGAAATTTTTTACTCGCTTTATCGCCGCAGTTTTAGCGGTTCTTTTGATTACTGGGTTTATGACAGTCGCACAAGCAGCAGACACGATTACCCCTGGCGATAACCTTGTCGTTGAAGGGATTCCACCGATTCCCGCATCGTTGGCGCAAACCGTCGATCGATATACTCAGTTTCGATCGGCAGGAATGCTCAGTTGGCATCCTCAACGGCGCGAAATGTTGATTACAACTCGATTTGGAGATGTGCCTCAAATCCATCGGGTTTCCACTCCGCTCGGTAGTCGGCAGCAAATGACATTCTTTCCTGAGCCAGTTTTTCGAGCAGGATATCAACCGACAAAAGGCGATTATTTTGTCTTTAGTAAAGACATTGGCGGCAATGAGTTTAATCAACTCTACCGCTATGATTTTGCGTCCGGAGATGTCACATTATTGACTGATGGTAAGTCGAGAAATAGCGGTGGAGTGTGGTCGAATCAAGGCGATCGCATGATTTACAATTCGACTCGTCGGACGGGAAAAGATAACGATTTTTATCTGATTGATCCATCGAATCCGAAAAGCGATCGCTTACTCGCTCAAGTTGAAGGTGGCGGTTGGGGTGGCATGAATTGGTCGCCTGACGATCGACAATTATTAATGATGGAATTTGTATCGGTGAATGAGAGTTATCTCTGGACTCTAGATACAAATTCAGGTGAGAAGAAGCTGATCACGCCAAAAGGTGGAAAAGAGAAAGTTTCTTATCAAGGCGGTGTGTTTAGTAAAGATGGAAAAGGGCTTTATGTTGTGACCGATCGAGAGTCGGAATTTCAACGTTTAGCTTATATCGATCTGGCAACTCTGAAACATACTTATTTGACGACACAAATTCCTTGGGATGTCGAAGAATTCGATTTGTCAGAAGATGGAAAATTGCTGGCGTATGTCTCAAATGAAGATGGAATCAGTGTTTTGCATCTGATTGATACTGCAACGAATCAAGAGAAATCCTTGCCAAAATTACCGATCGGACAAGTCAGCGGAATTAGTTGGCATCGGAATAATCAGGATTTGGGATTTACTTTGGTTTCAGCGCGATCGACAGCGGATGCTTATTCGTTGAATGTGACGACAAATAAAATCGATCGCTGGACAGAAAGTGAAACAGGCGGACTAAATACCGCGAATTTTTCTGAGCCTGAATTAGTTCGTTGGAAGAGTTTTGACGGTAGAACAATTTCAGGTTTTCTCTACCGTCCATCTGCGAAATTCGCGGGCAAACGTCCGGTTATTATTAACATCCACGGTGGACCTGAAGCGCAATTTCGACCGAGCTTCTTGGGGCGCAATAACTATTACTTGAATGAATTAGGTGCTGCAATTCTTTTCCCGAATGTGCGTGGCTCAACAGGCTACGGAAAAACATTTTTGCAGCTTGATAATGGTTTTCTACGCGAAGATTCAGTCAAAGATATTGGTGCATTACTCGATTGGATTGCGACACAACCGAACTTAGATAAAGACCGAATTCTAGTGACCGGAGGAAGCTACGGCGGTTATATGTCTCTGGCAGTCGCGACGAATTATAGCGATCGTATTCGTGCCGCGATCAATATTGTCGGAATCTCGAACTTTGTTAGTTTTCTAGAACGAACTGAAAGCTATCGTCGAGATCTCCGTCGAGTTGAATACGGAGATGAACGCGATCCGAAAATGCGAGAGTTTCTGTTAAGAATTTCGCCGCTGAACAATGCTGAAAAAATCAGAAAGCCGCTATTTGTGATTCACGGTCAAAACGATCCACGTGTGCCGCTGAACGAGGCAGAACAGATTGTTAAAACCGTGAGAAACAATGGCATTCCAGTTTGGTATCTGATGGCAAAAGATGAAGGACACGGATTTTCTAAAAAGAAAAATGTGGACTTTCAATTCTATTCCACGATTATGTTTATCAGAGAAACCTTGCTGAAATAA
- a CDS encoding hypothetical protein (similar to AA sequence:cyanobase_aa:Cyan7425_0409), translating to MNYLSWRCDGRSIQGASHQRTGLVNQDAIHCETLEIGQQQALIMVISDGHGGQSYFRSHIGANHAVQVAVNTVKETVLNQASSRSIKQLPQQIVEQWRRSVITHVEQHPITEAEWEELQVQGLWQGDVSRSQIEQDPSIAYGATLVMVVITNKFTIYFQIGDGDILCVQPDGKIQHPLPPDPRLVANRTISLCTPQVWQESRLKIASSTALPAMILASTDGYANSYATDEDFQQIGADYLKKIRREGFDRVIANLPIILQETSRRGSGDDVTLGIMYLEEVNSVSSSVQENLPVSTVIEPVRTSATQPRTRSWFWVMPIPILIAGIGYFVFLQQRSMTNTVPPTIVPSSVQPAPVQVSPSPLPKQSPRSKPKKTQDKISDDHGY from the coding sequence ATGAATTATTTATCCTGGCGCTGCGATGGTCGATCGATCCAAGGAGCATCGCATCAAAGAACTGGATTGGTGAATCAAGATGCGATTCATTGTGAAACGCTGGAGATCGGACAGCAGCAAGCTTTAATCATGGTGATTTCGGATGGACATGGAGGACAGAGTTATTTTCGCAGTCATATTGGAGCGAACCATGCCGTTCAAGTTGCTGTAAATACTGTTAAAGAAACGGTTCTGAATCAAGCGAGTTCTCGATCGATAAAACAGCTACCTCAGCAAATCGTAGAACAATGGCGAAGGAGTGTGATCACTCATGTTGAACAGCATCCCATTACTGAGGCAGAATGGGAAGAGCTTCAGGTGCAAGGACTTTGGCAGGGAGACGTTTCGCGATCGCAGATTGAACAAGATCCCTCGATCGCGTATGGTGCAACTTTAGTGATGGTGGTGATCACCAATAAATTTACTATCTATTTCCAGATTGGTGATGGGGATATTCTCTGTGTTCAACCGGATGGTAAGATTCAGCATCCTTTACCGCCTGATCCGCGACTGGTAGCGAATCGAACGATTTCACTCTGTACCCCGCAAGTTTGGCAAGAATCACGACTTAAGATTGCTTCTAGTACTGCTTTACCTGCGATGATACTTGCCTCAACAGATGGATATGCGAACTCTTATGCAACCGATGAGGACTTTCAGCAAATTGGTGCAGATTATTTAAAGAAGATACGACGAGAGGGATTCGATCGAGTGATTGCAAACTTACCGATCATTCTCCAAGAAACTTCACGACGGGGAAGCGGTGATGATGTCACACTCGGCATTATGTACTTAGAGGAAGTAAATTCCGTAAGCTCTTCGGTACAGGAGAATTTGCCTGTTTCAACTGTGATAGAACCCGTTAGAACTAGCGCAACTCAACCGAGAACGCGATCGTGGTTTTGGGTCATGCCAATCCCAATTTTGATTGCTGGAATTGGCTATTTTGTCTTTTTACAACAGCGATCGATGACGAATACGGTTCCACCTACGATCGTGCCATCCTCGGTTCAACCTGCACCAGTTCAAGTTAGTCCATCTCCGTTGCCGAAACAATCTCCACGATCGAAGCCAAAAAAGACTCAGGACAAAATCAGCGACGATCACGGATACTGA
- a CDS encoding serine/threonine protein kinase (similar to AA sequence:cyanobase_aa:Npun_R5782) encodes MKPEISPNTIIHKRYRIHDVLGQGGLGRTYLAFDQERFEERCVLKEFAPVGISEQSLPKARELFNREAKILHQIKHPQIPEFSAFFEEDERLFLVQQFIEGETYAKLLYQRLDHNQVFSEAEVVQLFKALLPVLSTVHDQGILHRDISIDNMMLSNGMPVLIDFGVGTQLNLNQPPSSFVGKPGYSPFEQLSEGRCLPSSDLYALAICAIVLLSGRQPNHLLAPKNGSAAWRSCITVTDTFAQILSRMLAFLPEERYQSADEVLYALQAIKVPATNLSVNAQFPIVPDVFTSMPDLPGGEMATRPLHFIWICDCSSSMEIDGKIQALNTAIEEVIPHMKAAAGDNPNAQVLLRAIRFSTGAKWVIPEPTPIESFRWNPLTADGDTDLAAALFQVAEQLKSPPMNTRALPPVLVLISDGHPTDQYIEGLNALFEQFWGRKAIRVAIAIGRDADYEVLQQFIGHSNLKPLRANNPEALVRQIKWASTAVLKAASAPASFAKDGSLNSLPIPLSTPSPVLSGTYDDRW; translated from the coding sequence ATGAAACCAGAAATTTCTCCTAACACGATCATTCACAAACGCTATCGAATCCACGATGTTCTTGGACAAGGTGGATTAGGACGAACCTATCTCGCATTTGATCAGGAACGCTTTGAAGAGCGCTGTGTGCTTAAAGAATTCGCGCCAGTCGGCATTAGTGAACAAAGTCTGCCTAAAGCACGAGAACTGTTTAATCGAGAAGCTAAAATTCTTCATCAAATCAAGCACCCTCAGATTCCCGAATTTTCTGCATTCTTTGAAGAGGATGAGCGATTGTTCTTGGTGCAGCAATTTATCGAAGGTGAAACTTATGCAAAATTGCTTTATCAGCGATTAGATCACAATCAAGTCTTTTCTGAAGCAGAAGTCGTTCAATTGTTCAAAGCATTACTTCCTGTTCTCAGCACCGTGCATGATCAAGGAATTTTGCATCGGGATATTTCGATCGACAATATGATGCTTTCCAACGGGATGCCTGTGTTGATCGATTTTGGAGTTGGAACTCAGCTTAATCTGAATCAACCTCCGTCATCATTTGTCGGAAAGCCTGGATATTCACCGTTTGAGCAATTGAGCGAAGGAAGATGTTTGCCGAGTAGTGATCTGTATGCGTTAGCGATTTGTGCGATCGTCCTTCTCAGCGGACGACAACCGAATCATTTATTAGCTCCGAAGAATGGGAGTGCAGCTTGGCGATCGTGCATTACGGTGACAGATACTTTTGCTCAGATTCTCTCACGGATGCTGGCTTTTCTGCCTGAAGAACGTTATCAATCGGCAGATGAAGTTCTCTATGCCCTGCAAGCGATCAAAGTTCCAGCGACGAATCTATCTGTCAATGCTCAATTCCCGATCGTGCCTGATGTGTTTACCTCGATGCCTGATCTTCCGGGTGGAGAAATGGCAACACGACCGCTGCACTTTATCTGGATTTGTGATTGTTCTAGCTCGATGGAGATTGATGGCAAAATTCAAGCGTTGAATACTGCGATCGAGGAAGTGATTCCACACATGAAAGCCGCTGCTGGAGATAATCCGAATGCTCAAGTTCTACTCCGGGCAATTCGATTTTCAACGGGTGCAAAGTGGGTGATTCCAGAGCCAACCCCGATCGAATCTTTTCGCTGGAATCCGCTGACCGCCGATGGAGATACCGATTTAGCGGCTGCTTTATTTCAAGTTGCAGAACAATTAAAATCACCGCCGATGAACACTCGTGCGCTTCCCCCTGTGTTAGTTCTAATCTCAGATGGACATCCAACCGATCAATATATTGAAGGATTGAATGCTTTATTTGAGCAATTTTGGGGACGCAAAGCGATTCGAGTCGCGATCGCAATTGGTCGAGATGCGGATTATGAGGTGCTTCAGCAATTTATTGGTCATTCCAACTTGAAACCGCTTCGAGCGAATAATCCCGAAGCATTGGTACGACAGATTAAATGGGCTTCGACTGCGGTACTCAAAGCGGCTTCTGCACCTGCGAGCTTTGCAAAAGATGGGTCGCTGAATAGTCTTCCAATTCCGTTATCTACTCCGTCTCCGGTGTTGAGTGGAACCTATGACGATCGTTGGTAA
- a CDS encoding serine/threonine protein kinase (similar to AA sequence:cyanobase_aa:NIES39_D01700), protein MRSQTMNSAARDILRKLVEELGSNVADNPQQWRGYLNDRLAHYQLERRALTTALNEHVPEELLSSQVSIAPEVQIERLSSRLVEHLGLQPDVARWAVESWAVALGIAKSKPSREPRTKVDAVLSNNKNNPKRRLAMGLLALGAIAGIGLTGSRLFSTSLSTVGGGGTPTEQTLAPLTRLTVGVYIPVIPNQNGGQPNQPAFNPKDGYQKFADYLKAELPKRFNRNIEVNVEFIDATGREAFDQVRSKLKNQEWDLAFTANPLLSAAAIQNNYAFAARMQPSNNESFHIALVTRNDSPIKSLEDLNRNPDYTIALGNPDSPFFYVPVFDSYGRTLRVEPNNSTPVAAGNSVLEGRADVGVLPAEWITEEPSRDLPERFRTIRQRLRSGLRLISASRSIPTAGVYFSPKISQADQETLRKALLEAPEETRRAARYREGASGDYAELVKIAERVDQFLACTDPTKWKSGDRIQFSCSNAITGRVNGFGFADENTDYLTLQVDGGKVHRVIVPKQILADAGVPDVSKVKRLAVTGVTPNEQGELRITATNQIKPLPAQ, encoded by the coding sequence ATGCGAAGCCAAACTATGAATAGTGCAGCCAGAGATATTCTAAGAAAGCTAGTCGAAGAACTGGGGAGTAATGTTGCAGATAATCCTCAACAATGGCGAGGCTATCTCAACGATCGACTAGCGCACTATCAATTAGAGCGTAGAGCCTTAACCACCGCACTGAATGAACACGTTCCAGAGGAATTGCTTTCTTCCCAAGTGTCGATCGCGCCTGAAGTTCAAATCGAGCGATTGTCCTCACGCTTAGTCGAGCACCTTGGATTGCAACCGGATGTGGCACGATGGGCAGTTGAATCTTGGGCAGTAGCATTAGGAATTGCGAAAAGTAAGCCTTCAAGAGAACCACGCACGAAAGTCGATGCAGTTTTGTCCAATAATAAGAACAATCCTAAGCGACGATTGGCAATGGGACTGTTAGCATTGGGCGCGATCGCTGGAATTGGATTGACAGGTTCGCGACTGTTCTCAACCTCTTTGAGCACTGTGGGCGGTGGCGGCACTCCAACTGAACAAACACTAGCACCCCTTACCCGTTTAACTGTGGGCGTTTATATTCCAGTAATTCCGAATCAAAATGGAGGTCAGCCGAATCAACCCGCATTTAATCCCAAAGATGGCTATCAGAAATTTGCGGACTATTTGAAAGCGGAATTGCCGAAGCGCTTTAATCGGAACATTGAAGTGAATGTTGAGTTTATTGATGCAACTGGAAGAGAAGCATTTGATCAAGTCCGATCGAAGCTGAAAAACCAAGAATGGGATCTGGCTTTCACGGCAAATCCGCTGCTTTCTGCCGCTGCAATTCAAAATAACTATGCGTTTGCAGCCCGAATGCAACCCTCGAACAATGAAAGCTTTCACATTGCACTCGTGACGCGAAACGATAGTCCGATCAAGTCGCTGGAAGACCTCAATCGCAATCCTGACTATACGATCGCGCTCGGTAATCCAGATAGTCCTTTCTTCTATGTTCCCGTCTTCGATTCTTATGGTCGAACCTTGCGCGTTGAGCCGAACAATTCGACTCCGGTTGCTGCGGGTAACAGTGTGTTAGAAGGTCGAGCGGATGTCGGTGTATTGCCTGCTGAATGGATTACAGAAGAACCTTCTAGAGACTTGCCAGAGCGATTTAGAACCATTCGGCAACGGTTACGGAGTGGATTGAGACTGATTAGTGCCAGTCGATCGATTCCAACCGCAGGGGTGTATTTCTCACCGAAGATTAGCCAAGCGGATCAAGAAACGCTGCGGAAAGCCTTGCTCGAAGCTCCTGAAGAAACGCGCAGAGCCGCACGATATCGAGAAGGAGCATCAGGAGACTATGCTGAACTGGTGAAGATTGCCGAGCGAGTCGATCAGTTTCTTGCTTGTACTGATCCGACTAAGTGGAAATCGGGCGATCGGATTCAATTTAGCTGCTCGAATGCGATTACAGGTCGAGTGAACGGATTTGGATTTGCAGATGAGAATACGGACTATCTTACGCTTCAAGTTGATGGTGGCAAGGTACATCGAGTGATTGTTCCAAAGCAGATTTTAGCGGATGCAGGAGTGCCTGATGTGAGTAAGGTGAAGCGATTAGCAGTGACAGGGGTAACTCCGAATGAACAAGGAGAACTCCGAATTACGGCAACGAATCAGATTAAACCGCTCCCTGCACAGTAG
- a CDS encoding serine/threonine protein kinase (similar to AA sequence:cyanobase_aa:NIES39_P00100) produces the protein MSQLLSPQQCIQTTMGLPCQVEELLGSGTQGEVYRARLSDRAVALKWFHSYYIHEDAGLLERLTELVHLDAPTDQFLWPFAIVTSPETSGFGYVMQLREAGYLSTVDLVKRKVKLSFRVLSTIGLELANSFLQLHLRGLCYRDISLNNVYFHPQSGHVLIGDNDNVTIDGSTSGGVLGTPDFMAPEVVRREALPSKQTDRYSLAVLLFCLLHNHHPLYGKKVLDIPCLDLPARMRLCGTDPVFIFDPHNPSNAALSNSHPIEAGANAIAFWSIYPQFLKTLFVQSFTDGLHNPKQGRVLESVWRSEMVKLRDSIFHCPQCEAENFYDLQTFRTTIDTVKSCWRCDQPLQAPPRMRLDSGLTVMLNIDTLLYPHHLDRNCAYDFSQPAARIIPRFDRDQLILQNLSDQPWKVIGTMQDIQPLQMLPLESGMKIHFGNTLGEIRL, from the coding sequence ATGAGCCAGCTTTTATCACCGCAACAGTGCATCCAAACCACAATGGGTCTACCCTGTCAGGTTGAAGAACTTCTCGGCAGTGGAACTCAGGGCGAAGTCTACCGAGCACGATTAAGCGATCGAGCAGTCGCGCTGAAATGGTTTCATTCTTACTACATTCATGAAGATGCTGGATTGTTGGAGCGTTTAACTGAACTTGTGCATTTAGATGCTCCAACCGATCAGTTTCTTTGGCCCTTTGCGATCGTCACTTCTCCAGAGACTTCGGGATTTGGTTATGTGATGCAACTTCGAGAGGCAGGATACCTCAGCACCGTGGATTTAGTGAAGCGGAAAGTGAAACTGAGCTTTCGAGTGTTATCGACGATCGGGTTAGAGTTAGCAAATAGCTTTTTACAATTACATCTCCGGGGATTGTGTTATCGCGATATTTCGCTGAATAACGTTTACTTCCATCCTCAATCGGGTCATGTTCTGATCGGCGATAACGACAATGTCACGATCGATGGTTCGACCAGCGGTGGAGTCCTTGGAACACCGGACTTTATGGCTCCAGAAGTGGTTCGCCGAGAAGCATTACCGAGTAAGCAAACCGATCGATATTCGCTGGCAGTATTACTCTTCTGTTTACTTCACAATCACCATCCGCTTTACGGCAAAAAGGTATTAGATATTCCTTGCTTGGATTTGCCTGCTCGAATGCGGCTGTGTGGAACTGATCCCGTATTTATCTTTGATCCGCACAATCCATCGAATGCTGCCTTGTCAAACTCACATCCAATCGAAGCAGGCGCGAACGCGATCGCATTTTGGTCGATCTATCCACAGTTCTTGAAAACGCTATTTGTACAGTCTTTTACCGATGGACTGCACAATCCGAAACAAGGACGAGTACTGGAAAGTGTGTGGCGATCGGAAATGGTGAAATTGCGAGATTCGATCTTTCACTGTCCGCAGTGCGAAGCTGAGAATTTTTATGATCTTCAGACTTTTAGAACCACGATCGATACTGTAAAGTCCTGCTGGCGTTGCGATCAACCTTTACAAGCACCGCCCAGAATGCGATTAGATTCAGGACTGACAGTGATGTTGAACATTGATACGCTGTTGTATCCGCATCATCTCGATCGCAATTGTGCCTACGATTTTTCTCAACCTGCGGCGCGAATTATTCCCCGCTTCGATCGCGATCAACTGATTCTGCAAAATCTATCTGATCAACCCTGGAAAGTGATCGGAACAATGCAAGATATCCAACCGCTCCAGATGTTGCCGCTCGAATCTGGCATGAAGATTCACTTCGGTAACACGCTGGGAGAAATTCGACTGTAA